The Elaeis guineensis isolate ETL-2024a chromosome 13, EG11, whole genome shotgun sequence genome includes a region encoding these proteins:
- the LOC109506055 gene encoding LOW QUALITY PROTEIN: 3-oxo-Delta(4,5)-steroid 5-beta-reductase (The sequence of the model RefSeq protein was modified relative to this genomic sequence to represent the inferred CDS: inserted 1 base in 1 codon; substituted 1 base at 1 genomic stop codon) — MSWWWAGAMGAAKKKIDEDSGSGGAASNFQSVGLVIGVTSIVGNSLAEILPLSDTPGGPWKVYGVSRRSRSVSFRSLTXGLSVEHIQCDVSDPDDAFAKLSRLTDVFYVAWVNRIVEAENREVNSAMLHNVLAAVLPNAPSLRHVCLQTGRKHFVGSFESLGRVKPQKPPFREDLSRLDCPNFYYDLEDILFEEITKRDGTGTWSIHRPTTIFGFSPYSLMNLVGSLCAYAAICWREGXPLKWPGSRVVWEDFSDASDADMIAEHQIWAAIDPYAKNEAFNCSNGDLFKWKHLWPLLAREFGVEWVGYEGEEQRFKLVDAMKEKEGLWEEIVAEHELAPTRLEEVGNWWFVDAVFGVEEVHLDSMNKSKEHGFLGFRNTVSSFISWIDKMRAYKIVP; from the exons ATGAGCTGGTGGTGGGCCGGAGCCATGGGCGCCGCCAAGAAGAAGATCGATGAAGACTCCGGCAGTGGCGGCGCCGCCTCCAATTTTCAGAGCGTCGGTCTGGTGATCGGTGTCACCAGCATCGTCGGCAACAGCCTCGCCGAGATCCTCCCCCTCTCCGACACCCCCGGTGGCCCTTGGAAGGTCTACGGCGTGTCGCGCCGCTCCCGCTCCGTCTCTTTCCGTTCCCTTACCTAGGGCCTCTCCGTCGAACACATCCAGTGCGATGTGTCCGACCCCGACGATGCCTTCGCGAAGCTCTCTCGCCTCACCGACGTCTTCTACGTCGCGTGGGTGAACCGCATCGTCGAGGCCGAGAACCGGGAGGTCAATTCGGCCATGCTCCACAACGTTCTCGCCGCCGTCCTCCCCAATGCCCCCAGTCTCCGGCATGTGTGCCTCCAGACCGGCCGCAAGCACTTCGTCGGCTCGTTCGAGTCCTTGGGCAGGGTAAAGCCCCAAAAGCCCCCATTCCGCGAGGATCTCTCGCGGCTTGACTGTCCCAACTTTTACTACGACCTCGAGGACATCCTCTTCGAGGAGATAACGAAGAGGGATGGGACCGGGACGTGGTCGATCCACCGCCCGACGACCATCTTCGGCTTCTCCCCGTATAGCCTCATGAATTTGGTGGGGAGTCTTTGTGCTTATGCCGCAATTTGCTGGCGGGAAG CCCCGTTGAAATGGCCGGGGAGCCGGGTAGTTTGGGAGGATTTCAGCGATGCCTCCGATGCTGACATGATCGCCGAGCACCAGATCTGGGCGGCGATCGATCCATATGCCAAGAATGAGGCCTTCAATTGTAGCAACGGGGATTTGTTCAAATGGAAGCATTTGTGGCCGTTGCTGGCGAGGGAGTTCGGGGTGGAGTGGGTCGGGTACGAGGGAGAGGAGCAGCGGTTCAAGCTGGTGGATGCGATGAAGGAGAAGGAAGGGCTGTGGGAGGAGATCGTGGCGGAGCATGAGCTTGCGCCCACCAGACTGGAGGAGGTGGGGAACTGGTGGTTTGTTGATGCTGTGTTCGGCGTGGAGGAGGTGCATCTGGACAGCATGAACAAGAGCAAGGAGCATGGGTTCTTGGGGTTCCGAAACACGGTATCTTCTTTCATTTCTTGGATTGATAAGATGAGGGCTTACAAGATTGTTCCTTAG